A region from the Melanotaenia boesemani isolate fMelBoe1 chromosome 11, fMelBoe1.pri, whole genome shotgun sequence genome encodes:
- the LOC121649358 gene encoding lymphocyte antigen 6G-like, translating into MAAMMKLCGALVLFLTVSIATGLRCYSCILSRPESCTNAINCVSPLNKCYSMKVGDLVNLGCGHSSMCGSHIKCCSGDLCNSAFPAGPSVMLLLVSSAILTLFL; encoded by the exons atggcag CCATGATGAAGCTTTGTGGAGCTCTGGTCCTGTTCTTGACTGTGTCCATAG caACTGGATTACGATGCTACTCATGCATATTATCCAGGCCTGAATCCTGCACAAATGCTATAAACTGTGTTTCACCTTTAAACAAATGCTACTCTATGAAAGTGGGTG ATTTAGTCAATCTAGGATGTGGACACAGCTCTATGTGCGGAAGCCACATAAAATGCTGCAGTGGAGACCTGTGCAACAGCGCCTTCCCAGCGGGTCCCAGTgtcatgctgctgctggtgtcctCAGCCATCCTCACACTCTTTCTCTAA
- the LOC121649360 gene encoding prostate stem cell antigen-like isoform X1: MMKLYGVLILFVALSVADGLRCYTCTAAESRSCTDTKSCAVIFNRCFSLKVDGYDVVTKGCQTSVACVGSMTCCEGDLCNGAFPTGPSVILLLMSSAFFTLFL; this comes from the exons ATGATGAAGCTTTACGGAGttctgatcctgtttgtggCTCTATCTGTGG CTGATGGATTGAGATGCTACACATGCACAGCAGCTGAATCTAGATCCTGCACAGACACCAAATCGTGTGCTGTCATTTTCAATCGATGTTTCTCTCTCAAAGTAGATG GGTATGATGTGGTAACAAAGGGCTGCCAAACCAGCGTAGCATGTGTGGGCTCTATGACTTGTTGTGAAGGAGATCTGTGCAACGGTGCCTTTCCAACTGGACCAAGTGTCATCCTGCTGCTGATGTCTTCAGCCTTCTTCACACTCTTTCTCTGA